The Callospermophilus lateralis isolate mCalLat2 chromosome 4, mCalLat2.hap1, whole genome shotgun sequence genomic interval GGCCTTTGGCTCAAGAAACACAAACAACTATTTCCATGAAAAATAAACCACGAGGTGGGGTGAATttggtggtagaatgcttgcctagtgagTACAAggttctgaattcaatccccagtagagtaaatatgaagaaaaaaaaacactaaaattacttgaaataatgaaaagtgagaatgaggtaggaattACATATATTAAAAAGTGAAAGTTTATGATCCTGAAGCAATGTCCTCTGAAACTTTCTGCCAGTGGTTTCTAACATTTGCAATAACATTTCTATTGCCAGGATACTAAAAGTTAATGGATGGTAAATTTCATTGAGGATTGGGATTATTTTCTGAAATTGCAAGAAATTTGATCTTCTTTCTCATGTTAAAGTTCAAACATTGAGTTCTTCTCTCTCAGGTGAAAGTGAAGTATGAGCACCCAGCTACTGCATCTTAGGTAAAGTTTAATCACTCAGCTGTTCCACCTCAAGTGAAGTGTGATCCCTTAGCTGTTCCTCCTCAGGTGAAGTGTGATCCCTCAACTGTTCCATCTCAAGTGAAGTGTGATCCCTCAGTTGTTCCACCTCAGGTGAAGTTTGATCACCCAACTCTTTCTTCTCAAGTGAAGGTTGGACacgtttctcttttttcctaggTGGTGCTTTGTGCATCTTTACAAGCAAAAGTAACAAActcataaacaaaaccaaaaatggaaataaaaaaaaaggtcctTTCTTCTTCATCATCCACTCTTGCACTGTTTTCCCAGGAGGTGGGCCACTGTCAACACTCCCTCCATGGCCTATTTTTATACAGTAAGGGGGCTCCCAGTTAGGGTCACAATGGCAGTGATGTTTGTTGTTGCAGATCCCTTTCCTATCACAGGTTTCTGGTGAACAATCACTTGTCCACAGCGACATAGAGACACACTTCTGGCGGATGCACACGTGTTCAGCACCACACTCTGTGCCATCTTTCACATCACCAATATCTGGTATGGTCATCCCAAAATGATAGTCGGTACCCCAGCAGGTCACACCATTGAAGTCAATCCAATGCACAGTAGTGTGACTTCTCAAAAAGGGAATTTCTTTCACATTCTCACACTGAACTCTTCCACAGAGGAAATCTGATTTATTACACCTCACATAGTTTTCACCAACGAGACCACAGTTACCAAAGCGGTCACCTCGGCTGTTCATTTCTGTGTAGCAACTCTCCTGTGCACTCCTGGATTCTTTGCCAAAGATCTGTCTGCACTGTTCGTCACGTGCATTGCATCTCCTCTCATGGCAGTAGCCACTGACCATGCAACGGACCCCATTCTGCACATACACATCTTCTGGACACTCGGGTGAGGTACCATTGCACCACTCTGGAAGATCACACTCACTGACATTTTCTCTACACACTTTACCTGGTGGCAAGAGAAGGCAGTCTTCACAACAAAGCCCAGAGGCACATTCAGCCCCAAATTTCAGAGTGCAGTTTTCCGAACAACATGGATGGTTTGAACACAAAGTTGGGGATCCACAGTCACATTCCTCTCCTCTTTCAACCACACCATTCCCACAGACTGTCCACCTGATGATGTCTGCTTGGTTTGGTACATTGTGCATACAATTCAGAACTGGAAAGGTACTCCACATTTGAGAATAACTGCAATTGCTGAATCTATAGCCTTCCATTTCTGATGCATGCATGATACAAACACGATGCTCGCATTTACATTCTGGTGTATCATGCAACATACCCAGATTATGACCCATTTCATGTGTTATGACAAGTGAAATATCATACAATCTATCTCCCAGAAAACTCTCTATTCCACAATTATAAGGAGGTATACAAACAGTTCCAACATAGGCTAAGCCAATATAGCTATCAAAATTTTGGTGTGCCAGAAAATGTGCAATATCATTTTTTATGCGAGAATTTAGACTGGCTACCTTCCAGTCACAAAACAGATTCAGGACTTGAACCATGTCATTAGTGACATTGAGAAGATTCTTTTCATTCCAGACCTCAATTCCAAGTATAAACAAATCAACATCCAATGGACTTAAAAGGGAATGTATATGATTGACAATGACAAATACATCCTCTAATACAAGTGAGACATTACTTTTCTTATAAAGGAATCGCTTATAGTCTACAACCAGAACTGTTTCTAGAAACCATTTGTGGGTCCACCACCCTTCATAGCCACTTTGCCTCAGAATGGAATTATTACTCCTTTGAAGCTTCAGTTGTCGTGCTAGTTCTTCTTCTGTTAGTCCACATCTCATGGGTGGGAAATGTGTCTTCTCTCTGTGCATCTTATAAACAAGATGTTCAAATGTGGTAGAAAGTCTTTTGGGTTTGATTTCATAAACATTATCATGGATCTCTAGCATTCCTTGAAAGCCCCCCAAACAGGTGCTAAGAGAAACTAGGGATTCTGGGTCCCCTTCCACATAGCCATCATAGTAGCAGTCACTTTGGACAAAAGGGTGGTCCTCGAGCAGAGCACCCTGGTCTGTGTAGGTGAACACAGAGAAGGGTTTGGACACCAGAAGTTTCTTGGCCTTCATGTGGACAATGTGTTTCTGGCCTCCAAAGTGCAGACTGTAGGAGATCCATTCAGGGGGTCTCATGACCCTATGGGTGCCAGTTATCCTCAAAGGTATCACTACTTCTGGGGGGTTATGGTGTTGAGAGTGCCCAATCTGGGCCCATCCAGAAAGGAAGAGCAAGATGCCCAGGCCGAGCTGTAGGACAGTGATCCTCATATGCACCAGGGCCTCACCCACAGCCATGATGGTTTGTGACTGGAGGCAAAGGGGCAGGGCAGGAGGTGCTGTTGTCCTGTTCCTCCCTTTGACTTGGTTGCAAGCAGCACTGACCTTTAATGGGATGTCTCCTTCAGAGTCAATCCGTCAGAGCCacagaactaaaagaaaaaataaataaaaataagggcaGAGATGGGGTGGCTAAATTATCAACAGGCCAAGGTGGAGGAGAACAGCAGGGTATGGGCTCAAATGCATTAGTGTTTAGTTTAGGGCATGACTAGATATTTTGCATTGGATTTTCTCCTTAATTTTGGTGATGCAGAATCAGATTATGGGAGTTGAAAAGAATGACAACTGGAACTGGTTGAAAATTGCCAATCACGGATATAGGAGACGTGGGTTCATGATACCATTTTCTAAGTACATGAGTATGTGAGAACATTttcacaataaatatttaaaacaagagTCTGAATGTAAAGGTGAATATAGAAGTTGTTTTGATGAGGGAATCTGTATTTATATGAATTGGATTGGAATAAGTAACAATAGTTTTTCCTTCCTATTTCTAAGGATTATTTAGTTACATTACTCATGAGAAATATGTAAAACAATTCTCACATACATTACTTTTCTTCATGATTCTTAATATGGACTTCCATGCAACTAATGATTTGTTCAAAATTCCTCCAATCCTGTCAGATTTCAATGTCAAAGCATCAATTATCCTTCAAAAGTAATAAAATCTGCTTATAATAGATACTTTCCGGCATTAAAACAAGCAATGGTGGAATTGGAAGGGGGAGTACCTTGGGTTGATACATTTCACTCAAAGGTATTTATATGTGATTACactcatataaaataatatttttcaaagtcTGGGaccctataaaaataaaaaaagcaaactAGCTGGAAGAGTAACAGTTGGAAAAGAGAAGATACTAAAAGCAAAATAAAGTGtcttcagaaatttaaaaaaaaaatcaataaacccTGGGAGGATGGAGTAAGCTTCAGTGCAGGTGATGCTGTACCAGAGCAAAGACATCAAAATCCCTGGCATTTCAGGATGCTGAGGAAATCAGCTCCAAGTTCAACTTTCCAATGGATTTGTCTCAGAAATGACAACACATACAAAAATACAGATTAAACAATAATTTTGATAATACAAATATACTCAGGAGGTTCTATTGGGTGAGGTGCTAAGGAGGTGCTAATTTGCGCAAATGAGAAATCTGATAATAGCACACTGCCTGGCCAATAATACTGATTTGTTGCTTTGTTATCAGTATCTGCAGAATATGCAGATACTGCATGGCACACCTGGGAAACATCAAAAGATGATACAGGTTAATGATATGGAACATacatttccacagtgtttgcaacAAACATATAGTTTAAGAATCTGTAAGATTGCATTCAATAGATTCCATATAAAAATACCTGTTTTTCTTGACCTTGTGAGAGTACAAATAGTTTTCATGACATTTAATATCATAGCAATAATATCATAAAAGTGATGAGATTGAGAACCACCACACTGTTTGGGGGAGAAAGAGCAACAATGTCAGCAGAGAAATGTGGAATCTGCAACGAGGGATCTAAAACACCCTGATGAAACACCCTTCCCACAGTAGGAAATTCACACACAAAAGTGTCTGGACTCCGGACCTCTCGCCTCCTGGACCCAGGACACATTTCTCCTTAATTTTTCTTTGATCTTGATTCTAAGTTCTTTAAGTTTTCTCTCTCCCCAGAATCATTTTCCGGTCACTTATGGAATCGTTCACTCATGAAACAGCAGTCTCTCCTCTATTAACACTTCTTTATGGAGAACACTTTTTTCCTAgttaatttaatatatttttgtaagTCAACATTGGGAAGCCCACCAGAAGagatgtcttcctttctcagaagTTCCTTTGTCAGACAGATCAGATATTCAGTCTTACCTTGCTTTGGTTGCCAAAGCCACTTCCAAACCGGAAAACTAGCAGCCATCTCCTTCCACCATTATCTACTATTCTTCCTTATTCCTTCCTCAACCTCCCAATAAATCCTGCACAAGCCAGAACATATTGGGTGCCTACTCCTACTTTCTTCTCCACCAATAACCTTTTCCATGCTCTCTATGCATTTAGGAAGCATGTGGGCAACCACAAGCTCCCAGGTGTTTTTTTGTTACAGTTACAACTTGTGCTCAACAGTTTTGAGCCATTGACTGAAAGCTGTGTCCTATATCATTGTCATGATGCTTGGCCATCTTAACTCTCACATATTAGTTAGCCATAACTTTATTCTTAAATGAATGTTATTTATCAGTTTCATATAGTTTCCTTGCACATAAGTTTCCTTCCATGTTTTCCCTCTTTTCAAGTTTCCATCATAGACCTGTCATCCCCATACCCCAGCTCTAGACTCCATTGGTTCAAACACTGTTGGTCAAAGTGCTCCACCCAGTCTAAATTAATGCTTTCACCACTGTGGTAACACAATGTCAATTATTCTGGGGAAATaaatcacagtacagtctatttagGAGGATGTGTAAGTGAGGGAGACATACAAATAGCCTGATAGCTCAGCCTAAAGATGAAATCACAGATACTGATTTTAAATACTTCCATGCTTTTAGTAATCTGTGCCtttgggcgcagtggtgcatgcctgtaatcccagcagtttgggaggttgagacaggaagatgggagttcaaagccagcctcagtaagggTGAGGTGGTAAGGAGGTGCTAAACAGCTCAATGATAACCTGTCTTCAATAAAGACAAAATTAGGgcttggctgtggctcagtggttgagtatccctgagttcaattcccagtactcacCCCACCCCCCACTCTGACCAAAAAATAATCTGTGCCTTGTTGTTTACATGTTTTCCTAACtttctgggtttttttccccctcaatttCCTCATTGATACATAGGACTCTCATCTGAAAATCAATATTGTCTTTGTTTTGCAATTTGTAATTTTTATCAAATTTCATCATGGTAATTTAAGTTGCAAAACCAGGAATTCTACATTTAATGCCTATTTTAAACAGGATcaggtaattttcttttctttgtcacTGCAGATAAGAGACAAGGGACCTATTTGAGGCTCCACACTATCCAGATCTTTAAAGTGAGAAGAGCACCTTGATTGTTTGAGGAAATAATCAAGTAAAATAAAGAAGAGGCTTACTTCATGGAATGCCAAAAGCCCACAGGAGTAAGAAATGTCAGTAAAGGACACCTCTAAGGATAACTTCTCCAAATCATGAGAATTCCACCATTATCTACTATTCTACTATTATCTAAAATTCTGATTGGCTTCTTTGCTATCCATGTCTGTCTTTATATGTATTATGAAGGTGTGTAGGTTTTTGTTGTGATGGAAAATAATCATTGATTTCTTGTGTGCATTTTTTGAGACTGAACTAAAATAAATCTGTCAGAATGGATTCTTAAGACCTCACCTTTCAAGCAGGTGATaggaaaacaaactgaaaagaaaacTCAAGCCAGACTCTTTTCACTTATGACATTGTTTTATACAGTGACTACAGAATCAAAGACACTGAGGGAATATAACATTTTCATTCATAAAGTGGAATAATATCATAATAGTACAGAGGCCTCAAACTTGACTCTCGTATATCAAAGCTCATCAAATCCATCAATCTCTGCATTTTATTTACCATCTAAACCTCTAATAGATAGTGTTTTCAAACTTGAGTAACAATACATTAAAAATGGTTCACAGTGTCTCCACCAAATAAAGTAGAAAAGGAATTTTCAAAGTGCATAAtcctcttcaagatctgaataacTTCCAAGAACTAAttgttttattgtgtgtgtgtgtgtgtgtgtgtgtgtgtgtgtttattcatGTCCTCATTATTCGAGTTTCTCTTCTTTAGAGCTAAACTCTTGAATGACTTACCAACAGATGAAGTGATGATTCCCATGATCATTTCTAGGTATAGCCCTCTTCATGTCTCATTTCTGACACCCACCAACAGAGTCTTTCTCaagaacactcatgaatgagtgttCTCGAGAAATATGAATCCTCTCTCCTTCAATTGTCTCTCATTTGATTGAGTTCTAGATTGAGCTTCCTAGCAACAAGAGTCTCTCAGAATTCAGAAGAACATGGCAACAACCCCAGATTCCTCTTCACTCTGGCTCCTTTATCTCTATTAAAGCTGGTTGCTACTTACTACTCAATATAAAAAGCCCTGATTCCTTACCCTCATTGATTGTATTCTAATAACCATTCAATATGAATAAGACTCTTTTCCTTACTCCCATGTTCTTCATATACTCAATACAGTTTGCTCATACTATGACCCTGGTCTCAGTTTATTTCAACATTAAACCATACTTGAAGGACTTtaagttccagaaaaaaaaaaaaaaaatgaacccatTTAAAACATTCTCAGAGACACCCAGACATCAGTATTCATCTGCATATTTCTTCCTAAGGCCAATGAATGACTCAGGTAGACATTGCATATCTGTAGCTGGATTCTCTTGCCTTCTATTCTCTATTGTTGTAgcttaacaacaataacaaaaaagaaatctACTGTATGACAGTTTTAGAAGCCAGAAGTCCAACATCATGGTATCCTCAGGTCCCCGGTGCTTCTAAAGTTGTTAAGGAATGATTTAGTTCAGCCTTCTCTCCCATCTTCTGGTCTGCAGCCACATAATTCTAATCTCATTTACGATTTTCCCTGTGTCCAAAATTTCCCCTTTCATAGGGACACCGAATTACATCAGAGAACATGGATACTAAGTCAAAAACTGTCACAAGGAACAAAGGAGGTCATTATATAATGATAAAAGGTCAGTGCATCAGAAAGATATATGACAATTATAAATATCTCTGTGTACAACATTAGTGCATCTAAATATCTGAAACAAATATCTACAGATCTGAAGAAAAATAGACAGGAATATAATAATGGTGAGAGACTGCAATACCCTGTTTTCAATATTGGCTGTAATGTTAAACATAAAATTCATAAGTAAATAGCACATATGAACAACACTGTAGAATAAATAAACCTAACAGACATGAACAGAACACCCCACACAACCACAGTGCATACACATTCTGTTCAAGAATGCAGAGAACATTTTGCTGGACTACTCACATGTTACATTCCAGAACAAGTcataacaattttaaaagattGTAATTATGTTAAATATCTCTTCTGACTAAAACAGAATAAAACTAGAATGGAAAACTGGAAAAATCCACAAACGTGTAGAAATTACACAATACACTCTAGCACAACCAATGTTCAGATTTGATAAAaggaaacaatttttaaatgtcttgagttgaacaaaaatgaaaatggaacaaTCCAATACTTATAGAATTCATCAAAATCATCCTATAAAGGCAGTGTATAGCAATAACCATCAAGGaacttggaaaataggaaaacacTAAGCCCAAGTTAGCAGAATAAAGGACATCACAATTATTAGGACAGAAAAATAGAGAATAGAAAAGAATCAATAAAGCTAagagttgatttttaaaaaaatatacaaaaatatctaCAAACTTTTTAGCTAaactaacaaaaaaaattgagaagACTTCAATAAATTTTGAAATGAAGATGACATTACAACAGTTGCTTCACAAATAAAAAGGATCTTAAGGGTCTCTTATGAACAACTATACACCAACAAATTAGATAATCTCAAGTAAAAGGACAGACTGTAAGGGACATATTACCTACCAAGATTGAATAATAAATAATTGGAAAGTCTGAcataccaataataaataaagagATGGAATGAGTAATCAAAAACTCtcacaacaaagaaaagcccagactCAGATGGCTTTACTGGTAAATTCCACCAAACTCCTAAAGAATTAATGCTAATGCTttgcaaactttcaaaaaaaaatcaaaaagaagaCACTTCTAAATTCATTTTACGAGGCCAGTATCACCCTTATACCAAAGCCACCACCAGAAGAGAATGTTACAGATCAGACAGATCAGTATCTCTGATAAACTTGGATACAAGTCCTTCCTTGATAAAATATTAGCAATCCAAACTCAATAGCCTGTTAAAAAAGATCATACACTTTGATCAAGTGTGATTTATCCCTCTGATGGGAGGAAAGTTCAACATACACAGATTTAACTAACATTATACAAAGGATAAATAATCAGAAGAACATTTCAATAAATGCATAAAAGGATTTTGACAAAATTCCCCAATCTATGATAAAAACTCTTAACACACTATATATAAAAGGAATGTATCTAGACACAATAAAAACCATGTATGAAAATCCCACAGTTAATATgctaaataaagagaaaaaataagtttTCTTTGCAAGAGAAGAAAAAAGGCAAGGACAGTCGTCCTCACTTGTACTCAACATAGCACTGAAAGTTCGAATCTGTGCAACTGGGAAAGAAATAGGAATAAAATCATCCAAATTGTAATGGAAAAAGTAAGTTTCTCTCTCTTTGCAGATGATATAATTGTATATGTACAGAACTATAGAATAAAATCTAGCACTAACAAAATAATTCAGTAAATTTgtggtatataaaatcaacatacatCATCCATATGTTTTTATATACTAATGAGGaattatctcaaaatgaaattaagaacaCAACTCTTATAACAAtagcaatgaaaaataaaattcttaggaATAAACTtatccaaagaggtgaaagacttgtatattcaatataaaacattgaagaaggaaattaaagaagacaaatGGAAAGATATCTCATGTTAATGGATAATAAggcttaatattgttaaaatgtccatactacccaaagtgatTTACAGATTTAATGTGATCCTAATAAAAAACTGTCATTCCTTaaagaaaaattgaagaaataattctAAAATTTGTATGGAACCACAAAAGCCAAAGTATTATTGAGCAAGAAGTAGAGAGCTGGAGGAATCACACTTCCTAATTTCAGAATGTGTTACAAAACTACAGTAACCAAAACAGCAATGGTAGCATAAAAACAGATAGACGTATGAAACAGAACAGAAAGTCTAGAAATAGATCCATGCACCTTAGAGATACTAAGAACAATGATGAGTAAAGACAAATCTCCAAATGGTGTTGAGAAACCTGAATGGCCACAGGCTAAATAATACAATTGGTTCCTTATATCATACAAACATCAACTGAAAGTTGTttagaaatttaaatataaagactgAAACTATAGAACTACTAGAAGAGCACAGAGAAATCTTCTTGACACTGATCTTTGCAATGCTTTATTGGTATGAGACTAAAAGTATGAGTACAAAATAAGGAAATTTACAAGTGAGATGGCATCAGACTAAAAATCTCTACAGTAAAGAAAACCATCAACAGAATAAAAATGAAACCTAGGTTTCTTAGCCACTTCAGGCTGATATTATGAAGTACCATAGactgggtgactttttttttttccataaacaacaaaatttttaattattttttaaatacactacAACAgttgaatgtattacaattcttattacacatatagagcacaatttttcatatctcagtatataaagtatgttcacaccaatttatgccattataaatgtcctatttgggttttttttgcattacaattcttaatacacatatatatcacaatttttcatatatctgtttgtatataaggtatgttgacacccaattcaagtcttcatacatgtactttgtataatgatgaccatcacattccaccatccttgctaatcccctgcccctccctttccctcccacccctcttccctatctagaatgaatctaatcctcccatgctctccctccctaccccactatgagtcattccccttatatcagagaaaacattcagcatttgtttttttgaaggattagctaactttacttagcattatcttttccaatgccatccatttacctacaaatgccatgattatattctctttaataaaagtaaaataccattgtgtatatatgccacgatttttttttttatccattcatccactgaaggacatctaggttggctccacagtttagctattgtgaattgtgctgctataaacattgatgtggttgtgtccctatagtatgctgtttttaagtcctctgggtatagtatgagaagaggaatagctgggtcaaatggtggttccattcgacTGGGTGACTTCTAACCCACACAAATTTACTTTTTACAGCTGTAGATATTTTAACAGTGATAAGTATGCCAGCATGGGTTGGTTATGAGGAGAGTCCCCTTTCAGGTTGTTGACTTCTCTCTTTCTCATTGTATCCTCATGTAATAGAAAGAGAGTTAAAGAGCTCTCTGGGGTCTCATAGTTTTATGAGAGTCCTAATCCCATTCATGTAGTTTCTATGATCATGACCTTAAATTAACTCCCATGTGTGGCATCTCCTACAAATATGACATTGGGAGTtagaatttcaaaatataaatatggGGAAGACACACATTGCAgtagagaatgagagaaaatatttgcgaaTGGTATATCTGATTAAGAAGCTAATATCTAAAGAACTCATGCAACACAACAGCAACAACAGCAAATGAAGCAAACTCAACTAacccaattttaaaatgggcaaagtaCCTGAATagttatttctcaaaagaagatacacAAAAAGTCAATAGGCTTTTTGTTGCTCAACAtctctaatcatcagggaaatgaaaactaaaaccaccatgagatatcacctcacatCTGTTCAAatggcctttatttatttatttatttgatgtatagtgttatttttacatttaaaaaaattccacatttttattggaatatgatttttattggaatataatatgattttgtatatatgtgtgtatatatatatacatatatatttgtggagatatatatatatatatataatcactaTCTTACAAATATATCTATTCCTTTGTTCATTGCATTAGTCACAATAATTAAAACATGAAAAGAATCTctatgtccatcaacagatacaaaaaatacaaaatgtgATACATGGCATGCACACAGACATGCAAATGCAAATATgcactggaatattactcatcctttAAAAAGAAGGGGATTCTAACATGTACAATAGCATAGATGAACCTGGACGAcattattctaagtgaaataagtcatacaaagaaaaatactgcatgatctcatttACTTATGAAATCTAAAATAGTAAATCTCAGAGAAACAGAGAGTAAAATGGAGGCTGCCAGAGGATGGGGGTGGTTGGTATCAGGGAAAGGGTTAATGTTagttaaaagtataaagtgtcaaTTATACAAGATAATTATGGAGATACACTGGCACAGCAAATTGCAGTTAACAATATTGAGTTTTATAattgaaaaattttaatatttttgttagtgcattatagttatacataatagtgaggcTCATTTTTGACATgattatacatgcatggaatgtaatttgctccatttcagtccccagtacttcccctttccctccccttctcttTTTCCTATGTAACTGAAATTTGCTCTTCCCTCCATCTTCATTTCTGTTCCCTCTATTCCATCTTCCTTTCTtctgttcactttttaaaataacgGTAGCTATGTGAAGGGATGCATACATTCATTAGTTTGTGGTATTTCAtaccatatatatgtgtgtgtacatactctTATCAAAACATTAAGATGTTTAAATGCATATCATCTCTATTTGTTAATTTTTCCTAAGTTAGGCAATTATTAATAATGCAAACCACCAAAGTTCATTCTAGTGGAAAGAAATAGAATCACCTGGTAGCAATTAAGTTGATTGACTTGTAGTTGCAAATTTTGACCTAAAGCAAACTCTAGACCCAGATCCAGATGGCATCACTTGCAAATTCTATCAAACATCTAAGATGTCAATAATACTAATTCTGTACAAATTTTCCAgaaattgaaaataagaaacactGTTCAATTAAAATTTACCAGATTCACgtttgcattaaaaaccaaatgaACAAATAACCCCTTCACTAAAACCTCTCCTGGACAAAAATCCAAAATCTTTAACAAAACATTAGCTAAttaaatccagaatatataaaggaaaAAAGATCTCATCGTGGCCAAGTGTGATTTTTCCCACCCCCAGGAATGAAAGGTAGTTTTAAGTTTGAAAATCAATCAATACAATTCATTATATGGACAAAGAAAAAAGGTCATATGGTAATCTCAAAAGATGAAGGAAAACAAAATTCAACATCCTTTTGGGACAGAAACTTTCAGCAAACAAGAAAAGAAGGGAAGTTCTTCAAACCAACAAGTGGCATTTCAAAATCAAAATATACAGTCAACATAATGCTTAAAGGTGA includes:
- the LOC143398207 gene encoding disintegrin and metalloproteinase domain-containing protein 25-like — encoded protein: MAVGEALVHMRITVLQLGLGILLFLSGWAQIGHSQHHNPPEVVIPLRITGTHRVMRPPEWISYSLHFGGQKHIVHMKAKKLLVSKPFSVFTYTDQGALLEDHPFVQSDCYYDGYVEGDPESLVSLSTCLGGFQGMLEIHDNVYEIKPKRLSTTFEHLVYKMHREKTHFPPMRCGLTEEELARQLKLQRSNNSILRQSGYEGWWTHKWFLETVLVVDYKRFLYKKSNVSLVLEDVFVIVNHIHSLLSPLDVDLFILGIEVWNEKNLLNVTNDMVQVLNLFCDWKVASLNSRIKNDIAHFLAHQNFDSYIGLAYVGTVCIPPYNCGIESFLGDRLYDISLVITHEMGHNLGMLHDTPECKCEHRVCIMHASEMEGYRFSNCSYSQMWSTFPVLNCMHNVPNQADIIRWTVCGNGVVERGEECDCGSPTLCSNHPCCSENCTLKFGAECASGLCCEDCLLLPPGKVCRENVSECDLPEWCNGTSPECPEDVYVQNGVRCMVSGYCHERRCNARDEQCRQIFGKESRSAQESCYTEMNSRGDRFGNCGLVGENYVRCNKSDFLCGRVQCENVKEIPFLRSHTTVHWIDFNGVTCWGTDYHFGMTIPDIGDVKDGTECGAEHVCIRQKCVSMSLWTSDCSPETCDRKGICNNKHHCHCDPNWEPPYCIKIGHGGSVDSGPPPGKTVQEWMMKKKGPFFLFPFLVLFMSLLLLLVKMHKAPPRKKEKRVQPSLEKKELGDQTSPEVEQLRDHTSLEMEQLRDHTSPEEEQLRDHTSLEVEQLSD